One Photobacterium sp. TY1-4 genomic window carries:
- a CDS encoding efflux RND transporter periplasmic adaptor subunit produces MPHSFWLSYVVLLFCFFLAACDSFQSAGRSQPVLDETLSGAEPTGLSLNPTLAQLVIASGSLKPVGEVEVGSEVSGRITELLVDFNDKVHRDQVIARLDPEFFEAQLRQAEAALLDAKATVDVRKSSLRQSSRSLDRVKTLNKRSAASANALDEAETEVWIARAELDRAQAVVRNQEAALQEARVALARTTIRAPIDGVVLSREVMRGQTVAASLEAPKLFKIARTLTEMEIHARIDEADIGLIRIGQLAVFTVPAYGERQFEARITQIRVAPIIVDNVVTYTVVLLAENPDESLLPGMTAIVEINAEAEPVPTPAAPNTPQEYTRETTAPLHTMPRASISNPPEAAVSSVAETVNGIK; encoded by the coding sequence ATGCCCCATTCTTTCTGGCTCAGCTATGTCGTTTTGCTATTCTGTTTCTTCCTCGCCGCATGCGATTCTTTCCAAAGCGCCGGCCGCTCCCAACCGGTCTTGGACGAAACACTTTCCGGGGCTGAGCCGACCGGGCTGTCACTGAATCCCACGCTGGCGCAATTGGTCATCGCCTCGGGTAGCTTGAAACCGGTTGGCGAGGTTGAAGTCGGCTCTGAAGTCTCCGGGCGGATCACCGAACTGCTGGTGGATTTCAATGACAAAGTACATCGCGACCAAGTGATTGCCCGCCTGGATCCGGAATTTTTCGAGGCTCAGTTACGGCAGGCGGAAGCCGCATTGCTTGATGCCAAAGCCACCGTCGATGTCCGAAAATCCTCACTGCGTCAGTCTTCGCGCTCACTGGATCGGGTCAAAACCCTCAACAAACGCAGCGCCGCATCGGCAAATGCGCTGGATGAAGCCGAAACTGAGGTCTGGATAGCCCGTGCCGAGCTGGACCGGGCTCAGGCCGTGGTCAGAAATCAGGAAGCCGCGCTTCAAGAAGCCCGCGTCGCCCTGGCCCGGACCACCATTCGTGCGCCCATTGACGGTGTGGTGCTTTCCCGCGAAGTCATGCGCGGACAAACCGTCGCCGCCAGTCTCGAAGCGCCAAAATTATTCAAAATAGCCCGTACCCTGACGGAAATGGAGATCCACGCCCGAATTGATGAAGCGGACATTGGCCTGATCCGAATCGGCCAACTCGCTGTGTTCACCGTACCGGCCTACGGTGAGCGGCAATTTGAAGCCCGGATCACGCAAATCCGGGTCGCTCCGATCATCGTCGACAACGTGGTAACCTATACCGTGGTGCTGCTGGCAGAGAATCCGGACGAATCCCTGCTGCCCGGGATGACGGCCATTGTTGAAATCAACGCCGAAGCCGAACCTGTCCCGACCCCAGCAGCGCCAAACACGCCTCAGGAATACACCCGTGAAACAACCGCCCCACTTCACACAATGCCCCGCGCATCAATCTCCAATCCCCCAGAAGCAGCCGTGTCGTCGGTTGCCGAGACAGTTAACGGGATCAAATGA
- a CDS encoding thioredoxin domain-containing protein, with product MATHPADIPNEETLSQLPENGGGYWNRLVFEQSPYLLQHAANPVDWYPWGDAAFEKAKRENKPIFLSIGYATCHWCHVMARESFEDAEVAALLNRDYVAIKVDREERPDIDHLHMTACQAMTGRGGWPLSCFLTPDGQVFYATTYLPKLGSGNHPGMMELLPSVMHAWLTQPEILRNGAMQLSNRFRALTQQAPSGALASHIETQAFEWFEQNFDPLNGGFGQAPKFPSPHQHLFLLRYWHRHGTPQAFAMVRKSLQAMRLGGLFDHVGFGFHRYSTDNRWLLPHFEKMLYDQAMLLLAYSEAYAATGETFYHQTAGEIVQYLTTRMQHPGGGFYSAEDADIEGEEGKFYVWRYEELSRILPPDELTWLAGQFHILPQGNFLDEATGRPIGANILHLTRLPRELAAIAGESLPVWQDRWTGIRHQLASQRMLRVPPLCDDKVLTDWNGLMITALARSAGLRDAPEDLQTARQAFDFVLSHLNDETDQLNKRYRNGKSGLPGLLDDYAAMIGAALALHQATLAFSYLRQALRWMAVAINKFWDPSHGGFFLTESDTELAVRAKDGYDGASPSGNALMARNLVMLYQLTGQRRWRNYFDSLVGAFADQVNAYPAGFTLLLSALDWMNHPGPNLVLAGPEPLEALMAPLRGRYMPNAVWLGVDAAHQAELSQFAPFTGQMETREPALYVCRGTACELPVTGLEQIAARLQALAAECRQAAPSA from the coding sequence ATGGCTACACATCCAGCTGATATCCCCAACGAAGAAACGCTTTCGCAACTGCCGGAAAACGGAGGTGGTTACTGGAACCGTTTGGTCTTTGAGCAAAGTCCATATCTGTTACAACATGCCGCGAACCCGGTGGACTGGTACCCCTGGGGCGACGCCGCGTTTGAAAAAGCCAAGCGGGAAAACAAGCCGATCTTTTTGTCGATTGGCTATGCGACATGCCATTGGTGCCATGTGATGGCCCGGGAATCCTTTGAGGACGCTGAAGTCGCGGCGTTGCTGAATCGGGACTATGTAGCGATCAAAGTGGATCGGGAAGAGCGCCCGGATATCGACCATCTACATATGACCGCTTGTCAGGCCATGACCGGCAGGGGTGGCTGGCCGCTTAGCTGTTTTCTGACCCCCGACGGTCAAGTGTTCTATGCCACGACTTATTTGCCGAAGCTGGGAAGCGGGAATCATCCCGGGATGATGGAATTGCTGCCGAGTGTGATGCACGCCTGGCTGACTCAACCGGAGATTCTGCGCAATGGCGCGATGCAGCTCAGCAACCGGTTTCGGGCACTGACGCAGCAGGCGCCGTCGGGAGCACTTGCCAGCCACATTGAAACTCAGGCGTTTGAATGGTTTGAGCAGAACTTCGATCCGTTGAATGGCGGATTTGGCCAGGCACCCAAGTTTCCGTCACCGCATCAGCACCTGTTTTTGCTCCGATACTGGCATCGTCATGGCACGCCACAGGCATTCGCCATGGTCCGGAAATCCTTGCAGGCGATGCGCCTGGGCGGACTGTTTGACCATGTCGGATTTGGTTTTCACCGCTACAGTACGGATAACCGCTGGCTGCTGCCTCACTTTGAAAAAATGCTCTACGATCAGGCGATGTTGCTGCTGGCTTATAGCGAAGCGTATGCAGCCACCGGGGAGACGTTCTACCACCAGACCGCCGGCGAGATTGTCCAGTACCTGACTACTCGCATGCAGCATCCGGGCGGGGGATTCTACAGCGCCGAAGATGCCGATATCGAAGGGGAAGAGGGGAAGTTCTACGTTTGGCGATATGAGGAGTTGAGCCGCATCCTGCCACCGGATGAGTTGACGTGGCTTGCCGGGCAATTTCATATTTTACCGCAGGGGAATTTCCTGGATGAAGCCACGGGTCGTCCGATCGGGGCGAATATCCTGCACCTCACGCGGCTTCCCCGCGAGCTGGCAGCCATTGCCGGCGAATCTCTGCCGGTATGGCAGGATCGTTGGACAGGGATCCGTCATCAGTTGGCCAGCCAGCGAATGCTCCGGGTGCCGCCGCTTTGTGATGACAAAGTGCTGACAGACTGGAACGGTCTGATGATTACTGCGCTGGCCCGCAGTGCCGGGTTGCGCGATGCCCCGGAAGATTTGCAGACTGCCCGGCAGGCCTTTGATTTTGTTTTAAGTCATTTGAACGACGAAACGGATCAGCTCAACAAACGGTACCGTAATGGCAAGTCCGGATTACCGGGCCTGCTGGATGACTATGCTGCTATGATCGGTGCGGCTCTGGCGTTACATCAGGCAACACTGGCATTCTCTTATCTGCGCCAGGCATTGCGTTGGATGGCAGTGGCGATCAATAAGTTCTGGGACCCCAGCCATGGCGGATTCTTCCTGACTGAATCGGATACTGAGTTGGCGGTGCGCGCCAAGGATGGTTACGACGGCGCTTCGCCGTCAGGCAATGCGTTAATGGCCCGGAACCTGGTGATGCTGTATCAGTTGACCGGACAGCGCCGTTGGCGCAATTACTTTGACAGCCTGGTGGGGGCTTTTGCTGATCAGGTGAACGCGTATCCGGCCGGATTCACCCTGTTGCTCAGTGCGCTGGATTGGATGAATCATCCCGGACCGAACCTGGTGCTGGCCGGTCCGGAGCCACTCGAAGCACTGATGGCGCCACTTCGGGGGCGGTATATGCCCAATGCGGTCTGGCTTGGTGTGGACGCGGCACATCAGGCTGAGCTTAGCCAGTTCGCGCCGTTTACTGGCCAGATGGAGACTCGGGAACCCGCTTTGTATGTTTGCCGGGGAACGGCCTGTGAGCTGCCGGTCACCGGACTGGAGCAGATCGCCGCCCGCTTACAAGCCCTGGCGGCAGAGTGTCGTCAGGCGGCGCCATCCGCATGA
- a CDS encoding SagB/ThcOx family dehydrogenase, with amino-acid sequence MNSGPHRPQDSQADPRAEFHAPASDPVATVFAYHERTKHQFDRYARALGYLDWVNQPCPFRHYAGSQTIDLPLPEQDLTPGYDAFFADQAMTPQSVHPTSLSAFFYYSLALSAWKRYQQNRWSLRVNPSSGNLHPTECYLIANALPGFAGRPGIYHYAPLQHQLDCRATLTTADWQALMAELAPRGSALPDGTFLVALSSIHWREAWKYGERAFRYCQHDCGHALAALTIAAGLQGWQLQLLEGISDRDLATLTGLDRKQDGFDPTEVESPDLLAVVTPAGTRIQSGWLPLQDLMNTIAHADWHGQANLLSDAHHPWPWIDKVAQATRKPTTDSAPETTASAEPDNMVGVEQPPEVKQHSEIKSQTDHSSITAGQIIRQRRSALDMDGNTYISRPLFYAILHRTLPLENPRLFAACRWPPRVHLGLFVHRVTGLPPGLYALVRDVAVNAQLREAMNPDFIWRKPTDCPQSLPLYCLCEGDAREVSELLSCHQSIASGGVFSCAMLAEFEQPIRTLGPWWYRRLFWETGMIGQMLYLEAEASGIRATGIGCYFDDPVHQLFGINDRSFQSLYHFTMGGPVEDTRLETRAAYETYCPDQDEP; translated from the coding sequence ATGAATTCAGGGCCGCATCGTCCTCAAGACAGCCAAGCGGATCCGCGTGCCGAATTCCATGCACCGGCATCCGATCCTGTCGCAACCGTCTTTGCCTATCACGAGCGCACCAAACATCAGTTTGATCGTTACGCCAGGGCGTTGGGGTATTTGGACTGGGTCAACCAGCCGTGCCCGTTTCGTCACTATGCCGGTAGTCAAACAATCGATTTACCGTTGCCAGAGCAGGACCTGACGCCTGGCTATGACGCCTTTTTTGCCGATCAGGCCATGACGCCACAGTCGGTTCATCCAACCTCGTTGTCCGCCTTCTTCTATTATTCGCTGGCTCTTTCCGCCTGGAAGCGGTATCAGCAGAATCGCTGGTCGCTGCGGGTGAATCCGTCGAGCGGGAATCTGCATCCCACCGAGTGTTATTTAATCGCGAATGCTTTACCCGGTTTCGCTGGACGGCCGGGGATTTATCATTACGCACCGCTGCAGCATCAGCTCGATTGCCGGGCCACATTGACGACTGCGGACTGGCAGGCTCTGATGGCGGAGCTTGCGCCGCGGGGGAGTGCATTGCCGGACGGAACTTTCCTTGTCGCGCTCAGCTCAATTCACTGGCGCGAAGCCTGGAAATATGGTGAACGGGCATTTCGGTACTGTCAGCATGACTGTGGTCATGCGCTGGCTGCACTGACGATCGCCGCCGGTCTGCAAGGCTGGCAACTTCAACTGCTGGAAGGGATCTCGGATCGGGATCTGGCGACCCTGACGGGCCTGGATCGCAAGCAGGATGGTTTTGACCCGACCGAGGTGGAATCGCCGGATTTGCTTGCCGTGGTGACCCCGGCGGGTACGCGCATCCAATCTGGCTGGTTGCCTTTACAAGACCTGATGAACACGATTGCTCATGCCGACTGGCACGGGCAAGCGAATTTGCTCAGTGACGCGCATCATCCCTGGCCTTGGATCGACAAGGTGGCGCAGGCTACACGCAAGCCAACAACAGACTCGGCCCCGGAAACAACAGCCAGCGCTGAGCCGGACAACATGGTTGGCGTTGAGCAGCCGCCGGAGGTCAAGCAGCATTCGGAGATCAAGTCGCAAACCGACCACTCGTCAATCACGGCAGGGCAGATCATTCGCCAGCGCCGCAGTGCGCTGGACATGGATGGTAACACCTACATCAGCCGTCCCCTGTTTTACGCCATCCTCCATCGCACGTTACCGCTCGAAAATCCCCGTTTGTTTGCTGCCTGTCGTTGGCCGCCCCGGGTTCATCTCGGGCTCTTTGTGCACCGTGTCACGGGCTTGCCGCCCGGACTATATGCGCTGGTCAGAGACGTGGCGGTGAACGCACAACTGCGTGAGGCGATGAATCCTGATTTTATCTGGCGAAAACCGACAGACTGTCCGCAATCCTTGCCGTTATATTGTCTCTGTGAGGGCGATGCCCGGGAAGTGTCTGAGCTGCTCAGCTGTCATCAGAGTATCGCCAGCGGCGGCGTGTTCAGTTGCGCGATGCTGGCCGAATTCGAACAACCGATCCGGACGCTGGGACCGTGGTGGTATCGGCGTTTGTTTTGGGAAACCGGGATGATCGGGCAGATGTTGTACCTGGAAGCTGAAGCCAGCGGGATCCGTGCCACCGGGATTGGTTGCTATTTTGATGATCCGGTCCATCAACTGTTCGGGATAAATGATCGCAGTTTTCAGAGTCTGTATCACTTCACCATGGGCGGCCCCGTCGAGGATACGCGTCTGGAAACCCGCGCAGCCTATGAGACCTATTGCCCGGATCAGGACGAGCCCTGA
- a CDS encoding GNAT family N-acetyltransferase, with translation MMEKVPFVIRTMAREEVDLAIEWAAQEGWNPGLNDAANYYAADPNGFLIGLLGDEPIATISAIRYDASFGFIGFYIVKPEYRGQGYGIQIWQTALDYLEGCNIALDGVVAQQDNYKKSGFQLAYRNIRYEGVGGGRHETDPLIVPLSALSVAQIQTYEQDFFPAPRPQFLQTWLSQPSAQVYGVLKDGQLGGYGVIRACRSGYKIGPLYADTPEMAGQLFRALKATVSEHDAIYLDVPEVNAEAVALAEREQMTVSFETARMYTQIEPELPLHRIYGVTSFEIG, from the coding sequence ATGATGGAAAAAGTGCCGTTCGTGATCAGAACCATGGCCCGAGAAGAGGTTGATCTTGCCATAGAATGGGCCGCTCAGGAGGGATGGAATCCGGGACTCAACGATGCCGCCAATTATTACGCCGCCGATCCGAATGGTTTTTTGATTGGTTTGCTGGGGGATGAGCCGATCGCGACCATCTCGGCCATTCGTTACGATGCTTCATTTGGCTTTATCGGATTCTACATCGTGAAACCGGAATACCGTGGCCAGGGCTACGGCATTCAAATCTGGCAGACTGCGCTGGACTATCTCGAAGGCTGTAACATTGCGCTGGATGGGGTGGTGGCGCAGCAGGACAATTACAAAAAATCTGGTTTTCAACTGGCTTACCGTAATATCCGCTATGAAGGCGTCGGTGGTGGCCGTCATGAGACCGATCCTTTGATTGTTCCTTTGTCTGCGCTCTCTGTGGCTCAAATCCAAACCTATGAGCAAGATTTTTTCCCGGCACCGCGTCCTCAGTTTCTGCAAACCTGGCTCAGCCAGCCTTCGGCGCAGGTGTACGGGGTGCTCAAGGACGGACAACTGGGCGGATATGGCGTGATCCGCGCCTGTCGCTCAGGCTATAAGATCGGCCCTTTATATGCCGATACTCCGGAAATGGCCGGGCAGTTGTTTCGGGCGTTGAAAGCGACGGTGAGTGAGCACGATGCGATTTATCTAGACGTCCCGGAAGTCAATGCGGAGGCCGTGGCGTTGGCAGAACGTGAGCAAATGACGGTTTCTTTTGAAACCGCGCGGATGTATACCCAAATTGAGCCGGAACTGCCGCTCCATCGCATTTATGGCGTGACTTCTTTTGAGATCGGATAA
- a CDS encoding DMT family transporter, which produces MMPKTTVTWLGVVLAIFFWASNFNAIQAIHGDISPFMAATLRLAVASLVLLLLRAMRAGPESALTLRDKGALFFIALVGVLIQNFAIFNAMQYTSPVNAAIVAANMPLAGILLSAILLHTHIYRFHILGALISFGGVLLVITQGQFTSQAFNPGDLLMLIALISGCLYTILAKRWVPHVPLSQQLRWMLSLGMLQMSVIVCLIDTPIHAFQAMTTQDAALLVYMGLGGTLVAYYFWLKGARDLGPDRVTSLFNLMPVFTVLISISNGGRIEWTQAAGIVLVGCGVIIGNAYPVIKLKLKQNSQQFA; this is translated from the coding sequence ATGATGCCTAAAACTACCGTTACCTGGCTTGGCGTAGTGCTCGCCATCTTTTTCTGGGCCAGTAATTTCAATGCGATTCAAGCCATTCATGGCGACATATCTCCTTTCATGGCTGCCACGCTGCGCCTAGCGGTCGCCTCTCTGGTCCTGCTGTTACTCAGAGCCATGCGCGCCGGGCCGGAGTCTGCCCTGACCCTCCGGGATAAAGGGGCGCTGTTTTTCATTGCGCTGGTTGGGGTGCTAATCCAAAATTTTGCGATTTTCAATGCGATGCAATATACCTCGCCGGTCAATGCCGCCATTGTGGCTGCCAACATGCCACTGGCCGGTATCTTGCTTTCGGCAATCCTGCTGCACACCCACATTTACCGGTTTCACATCCTGGGGGCGCTGATCAGTTTTGGCGGTGTCCTGCTGGTCATCACGCAAGGTCAGTTCACCTCACAGGCCTTCAACCCCGGTGATTTACTCATGCTGATCGCCCTCATCAGCGGTTGTTTGTACACCATCCTGGCCAAACGTTGGGTCCCGCATGTCCCGCTGAGCCAACAATTGCGCTGGATGCTCAGTCTGGGCATGTTGCAAATGTCAGTGATCGTCTGCCTCATTGATACCCCCATCCATGCTTTTCAGGCGATGACCACTCAGGATGCCGCGCTTCTGGTGTACATGGGGCTTGGCGGCACGCTGGTTGCCTATTACTTCTGGCTGAAAGGAGCGCGGGATCTGGGCCCGGATCGGGTGACTTCCCTGTTTAACCTGATGCCGGTATTTACCGTGCTGATCAGCATAAGCAATGGCGGGAGAATTGAGTGGACTCAGGCTGCCGGGATTGTTCTGGTGGGATGCGGGGTGATCATCGGCAACGCTTATCCGGTGATCAAACTGAAACTCAAGCAAAACTCGCAGCAATTCGCCTGA
- a CDS encoding LysR family transcriptional regulator, which yields MKGHSLDDLHLFVQATQYESLTQAAERLNIPLATLSRRLKRLESQLNCRLLNRSAHHFSLTRDGARYRQLCEPFIHGLENVQSRIEDDRLGLSGKIKISAPINMTQVWLKHCIYAFAEKHPDIHIELDVQNEKIDLLSNQVDLTFRVGDRIESDWIARKLWQLPFKLCASTVYLEQYAPITHPSELAQHRLLTITADANWAMQHQTTGETFQLDQGFCFTSNDVLLVRDAASQGLGIAWMPPYYFEAHSEVRHHLVPVLPDWKGHDREVYLMYRDREHRPTRIEAFIQHVLAWKSDHYRHLEMN from the coding sequence ATGAAAGGTCACTCGCTGGACGATCTCCATCTTTTTGTACAGGCGACCCAATACGAGAGCCTGACCCAAGCGGCGGAGCGGTTGAATATTCCCCTGGCTACCCTGAGTCGACGGTTGAAGCGGCTGGAATCGCAGTTGAATTGCCGATTACTGAACCGAAGTGCCCACCATTTTTCACTCACGCGTGATGGCGCCCGCTATCGTCAGTTGTGTGAGCCCTTCATTCATGGCTTAGAGAATGTTCAATCACGGATTGAAGACGATCGACTGGGATTGTCCGGCAAGATTAAGATCTCCGCACCGATCAACATGACCCAAGTTTGGCTCAAGCACTGTATTTATGCGTTTGCCGAGAAACATCCGGATATTCATATCGAGCTGGATGTGCAGAATGAAAAAATTGATTTGCTCTCGAATCAGGTTGATCTCACTTTCCGGGTCGGCGATCGGATCGAGAGCGACTGGATTGCCCGCAAACTGTGGCAGCTACCGTTTAAGTTATGTGCCTCGACCGTGTATCTGGAGCAATATGCGCCAATCACCCATCCGTCTGAACTGGCCCAGCATCGTCTGTTGACGATCACCGCCGATGCCAATTGGGCGATGCAACATCAAACCACAGGCGAGACATTCCAGCTGGATCAAGGGTTTTGTTTCACTTCAAATGATGTACTACTGGTGCGGGATGCTGCCAGCCAGGGGCTGGGGATCGCTTGGATGCCGCCGTACTATTTTGAAGCCCACTCTGAAGTTCGTCACCATCTGGTTCCGGTACTGCCCGACTGGAAAGGGCACGACCGGGAAGTTTATCTGATGTACCGGGATCGGGAACACCGACCCACGAGAATCGAGGCTTTCATACAGCATGTGCTGGCCTGGAAGTCGGATCATTACAGACATTTAGAGATGAACTAA
- a CDS encoding LysR substrate-binding domain-containing protein, with protein MFAQLPPLRSVRTFEAAARLLSFKAAAQELHVSPTAVSHQIRTLEERLQVKLFERHTRAVVLTPDGEQLARIAHQMLRALSDTINEITCRDVPLTIGTTTAFAAMWLVPHLAEFHSLHPTLDVRVKADDQPVDMASPHQVDLVIRYGIMPEHDPTASLLFRESLQCYATPAYWQSITSPEAMPATVMGTRWKNPALPPVYDEQKLRNLFPNHHPITIREFDEENQIIQAALAGQGIALVSPLLIETPLANGWLVPMPHEPAMNATAPTLPGLEYYLITPERSRAHPAANQFTAWLNGKLSENALVHL; from the coding sequence ATGTTTGCGCAATTACCACCGCTCAGGAGTGTCAGGACCTTTGAGGCTGCTGCGAGATTATTGAGTTTTAAAGCGGCGGCCCAGGAGCTGCATGTGTCCCCCACGGCTGTATCTCACCAGATCCGCACACTGGAAGAGAGGCTTCAGGTCAAACTATTCGAGCGCCATACCCGCGCCGTCGTATTAACCCCGGATGGTGAACAACTGGCCCGCATCGCCCATCAAATGCTGCGGGCCCTCTCCGACACCATCAATGAGATCACTTGTCGCGACGTTCCCCTGACCATCGGGACCACAACCGCCTTTGCCGCGATGTGGCTGGTCCCGCATCTGGCCGAGTTCCACAGCTTACACCCAACCCTTGATGTCCGGGTTAAAGCCGATGATCAGCCGGTGGATATGGCCAGCCCGCATCAGGTGGATCTGGTGATCCGCTACGGGATTATGCCGGAGCATGATCCCACGGCATCGCTGCTGTTTCGTGAATCCCTCCAGTGCTATGCAACACCGGCGTACTGGCAAAGTATCACCTCGCCAGAGGCCATGCCAGCCACCGTCATGGGCACCCGGTGGAAAAATCCGGCGCTTCCCCCGGTGTATGATGAACAAAAGCTCCGAAATCTGTTCCCCAATCACCACCCCATCACCATTCGCGAGTTCGATGAAGAAAACCAAATCATCCAGGCCGCCCTTGCCGGTCAGGGCATCGCTTTGGTCAGCCCCTTGCTGATCGAAACCCCGCTGGCCAACGGCTGGCTGGTCCCAATGCCGCATGAGCCAGCAATGAACGCCACCGCCCCAACGCTCCCCGGTCTGGAGTATTACCTGATCACCCCGGAGCGAAGCCGGGCCCATCCGGCTGCAAACCAATTTACGGCATGGCTGAACGGCAAACTCAGCGAAAATGCCTTAGTTCATCTCTAA
- a CDS encoding FMN-dependent NADH-azoreductase, with translation MKKLLVIDSSARQTDHSVAGYNSISKQLGTLFIDEWMKKNHQDRVVYRDVGAAPPAFISQDWIAAVFTPEGQRSAAQHQLLTLSDALIAEVEAADVIIMTAPMYNYGMPAALKAWFDQVIRINKTFTFDRSRGDTPLEPIFQGKILVLLTSAGEFGFEPGGSRAHMNHLGTHIEVLSKYLGVNAFYEIRSEYQEFGDARHEQSLAAAREAVIELAGRLRDC, from the coding sequence ATGAAAAAGTTACTTGTTATCGATTCCAGTGCCCGCCAGACAGATCATTCTGTTGCCGGATACAATTCAATTTCGAAACAACTTGGCACCTTGTTTATCGATGAGTGGATGAAGAAAAATCATCAAGACAGGGTTGTCTACCGGGATGTCGGCGCAGCGCCGCCAGCGTTTATCTCGCAAGATTGGATTGCTGCGGTGTTTACCCCGGAGGGGCAACGCAGTGCGGCACAACATCAATTACTAACACTCTCCGATGCTCTGATTGCCGAAGTTGAAGCCGCTGATGTGATCATCATGACTGCGCCGATGTATAACTACGGTATGCCGGCGGCATTGAAAGCCTGGTTTGATCAGGTGATCCGCATCAATAAAACGTTCACCTTTGATCGAAGCCGGGGTGATACACCACTTGAGCCTATCTTTCAGGGGAAGATCCTGGTGCTCCTGACTTCTGCGGGTGAATTCGGGTTTGAACCAGGTGGCAGCCGGGCGCATATGAACCATCTGGGCACTCACATTGAGGTGCTCAGCAAATATCTCGGGGTGAATGCATTTTATGAAATCCGTTCTGAGTATCAGGAGTTCGGCGATGCGCGTCATGAGCAATCGCTGGCTGCGGCCCGGGAAGCCGTGATTGAGCTGGCAGGCCGCTTGCGCGATTGCTAA
- the modA gene encoding molybdate ABC transporter substrate-binding protein, with protein MLRSGLFACCAVLAAGSASAAEKVTVFAAASLTNAMKEVAALYEQQTGTGSTLSFASSSALARQIAQGAPADIYLSANEKWMDYVAQQEAIEPQSRKTLLTNRLVMVAPTGYPADQIEVSASWDLTAALQGTRLATGDPNHVPAGMYAQQSLESLGLWQQAMPLLARANNVRSALLLVERQEALLGIVYKTDALVSEKVKIVAELPASSHTPISYPAALVKGQADDAVKAYYDFLQSDQARVIFEKYGFGVAERAL; from the coding sequence ATGTTGAGATCCGGGTTGTTTGCATGTTGTGCGGTATTGGCGGCGGGAAGCGCCTCGGCGGCAGAGAAAGTCACGGTGTTTGCGGCGGCTTCGCTGACCAATGCGATGAAGGAGGTGGCAGCGCTGTATGAGCAGCAAACAGGGACCGGCTCGACGTTGTCGTTTGCATCTTCTTCGGCGCTGGCCCGACAGATTGCTCAAGGTGCTCCGGCCGATATTTATCTCTCCGCCAATGAAAAGTGGATGGACTATGTCGCGCAGCAAGAAGCCATTGAACCCCAGAGCCGCAAAACACTGCTGACGAATCGTCTGGTGATGGTGGCGCCGACAGGGTATCCGGCGGATCAGATTGAAGTCTCGGCCTCCTGGGATCTGACCGCTGCGCTGCAAGGAACGCGCTTGGCGACCGGCGATCCGAATCATGTCCCGGCGGGGATGTATGCCCAGCAATCGCTGGAGAGCCTGGGCCTCTGGCAGCAGGCGATGCCTTTGCTGGCGCGGGCCAATAATGTCCGCTCGGCGTTGTTGCTGGTGGAGCGTCAGGAAGCCCTGCTGGGGATTGTGTATAAAACCGACGCACTGGTGTCGGAGAAGGTGAAGATTGTTGCGGAGCTCCCGGCATCGAGTCATACCCCAATTTCTTATCCGGCAGCGCTGGTGAAGGGGCAGGCCGATGATGCGGTGAAGGCTTACTATGATTTTCTGCAATCGGATCAGGCTCGGGTTATTTTTGAGAAATACGGCTTTGGGGTAGCAGAGCGTGCTCTCTGA